Part of the Nothobranchius furzeri strain GRZ-AD chromosome 2, NfurGRZ-RIMD1, whole genome shotgun sequence genome, ccATATCTAATTTATACTTTTATTCTTTAAAATCAGAATCAAACTCGTGTTTATTTCCGTGTCTCTGTTCAGAATACCTTATATGGTGGTGACATTAAAACATGTCATCAAAAATTCCAAGAGGTGAGCTGATTCTCTTTGTTTACTACTTTTCTGCTGGTTTTAATCGGTGTGTTTTAGATGATTATGGCGCTTTTGTGACTAACAGCTTTAAAACGTTCAGGTGTTCATGTTCCAGGAGAAGGAAAGAAAACTGCCCAAAAACCTGAATCCAAAGACTCGGCTATACTTTCCACAGCAGCCAACAATGTCCTGAAACCAGACTTTAAAGCCCAAAAAGAAAACATGCCAAGGTAAATGACTTCCCTTCTGATTTTAAAATACCTTGACGTAAAGAATAATTATGTATACCACAAAATCTGCCGGCTGTTTTCCTCTGTGCTGTTAAATCTGTTTGTTTAGCAGAAAAGGTGCTGCTCCTAAAGTTCCCAAAGGGTAAATCCTACACGATTCTCCAtattattaaaacattttataGACAGCCGCATCTTTGTGTTTAGATTCTCAGTTGTTTGGACTTTTCTGCAGAATTTCAACTAGGCATGGGCAGCAGGTCGAGCTCAAGGAGCAATATCATCACTTGACCGCCATCAACGAGGAGCTGCAGAAACAACTTTCAGAGTCGCGGGTaaagaaaacaacacaaaagaaaATGACATCGTTATTCGTTCATTTTTTTAGGTGCTGCTTCTTCCTTTTCATTACAGCAACAAGTTGCTGAGCTGGAGCTTCAGTTCAGTGAGCTTCTCAGCGAGAATGCAGCGATAAAGAAAAACCTCCACGACTGTCGTGTTCTTCTGGTTTCTGCCAAGATTGACCCAGGTGGCGGAACAAACGTCTTCCTTTACATCCTGTATATCAGCTCCTGTCCAATGTGTTaactggagaaaaaaaaacacggTTCTTGATTTTCAGTTTTAGGAGAAAAAGTTGGAGATGCAGCCCAACATAATGAAGACAAAAGGAAAGAAGCCATGGTACACTTAATTTATTTCACTTCAGTCTACATCAATAATTAAAGCCATGCTTAAATTGTAATTAAGCTCAAATCAAACTCACACAAATGTTTACAATCTGGAGTACATTTACGTTTAAAATACTCATTTGTTCCAGACCTTCCGAAGAGAACAAATAAGTTAATTGTTTTCTGTAAGCAGATACAGTGattcctcgtttatcgcggtagatgcgttccagacctggccgcgataggtgaaaatccgcgaagtagggacaccatatttacagtacagtactatattgaattatcgtatgatcacattctctttttgtgggtgaaactcaagaaaaaaaattttttacttgtttttttttaatagttttattacaaaaagtgcattttatgatgaaattgatgaaaagaataggaatttcttgatattttgcaTATAAAAttgccgcgaatcagtgaaaaataccgcgaatcggcgaatttcccttgaataaggctccaaagaaaaaatcc contains:
- the knstrn gene encoding small kinetochore-associated protein isoform X6 — protein: MPRKGAAPKVPKGISTRHGQQVELKEQYHHLTAINEELQKQLSESRQQVAELELQFSELLSENAAIKKNLHDCRVLLVSAKIDPVLGEKVGDAAQHNEDKRKEAMSVSTDLLQELKAFSDTASQQQTQLKELWTTMEDITKARELMRQERENFSQQATEMENALKEAEALLL
- the knstrn gene encoding small kinetochore-associated protein isoform X5, whose amino-acid sequence is MPSRKGAAPKVPKGISTRHGQQVELKEQYHHLTAINEELQKQLSESRQQVAELELQFSELLSENAAIKKNLHDCRVLLVSAKIDPVLGEKVGDAAQHNEDKRKEAMSVSTDLLQELKAFSDTASQQQTQLKELWTTMEDITKARELMRQERENFSQQATEMENALKEAEALLL
- the knstrn gene encoding small kinetochore-associated protein isoform X1, coding for MSSKIPRGVHVPGEGKKTAQKPESKDSAILSTAANNVLKPDFKAQKENMPSRKGAAPKVPKGISTRHGQQVELKEQYHHLTAINEELQKQLSESRQQVAELELQFSELLSENAAIKKNLHDCRVLLVSAKIDPVLGEKVGDAAQHNEDKRKEAMSVSTDLLQELKAFSDTASQQQTQLKELWTTMEDITKARELMRQERENFSQQATEMENALKEAEALLL
- the knstrn gene encoding small kinetochore-associated protein isoform X4, with the protein product MSSKIPRGEGKKTAQKPESKDSAILSTAANNVLKPDFKAQKENMPRKGAAPKVPKGISTRHGQQVELKEQYHHLTAINEELQKQLSESRQQVAELELQFSELLSENAAIKKNLHDCRVLLVSAKIDPVLGEKVGDAAQHNEDKRKEAMSVSTDLLQELKAFSDTASQQQTQLKELWTTMEDITKARELMRQERENFSQQATEMENALKEAEALLL
- the knstrn gene encoding small kinetochore-associated protein isoform X3 translates to MSSKIPRGEGKKTAQKPESKDSAILSTAANNVLKPDFKAQKENMPSRKGAAPKVPKGISTRHGQQVELKEQYHHLTAINEELQKQLSESRQQVAELELQFSELLSENAAIKKNLHDCRVLLVSAKIDPVLGEKVGDAAQHNEDKRKEAMSVSTDLLQELKAFSDTASQQQTQLKELWTTMEDITKARELMRQERENFSQQATEMENALKEAEALLL
- the knstrn gene encoding small kinetochore-associated protein isoform X2, whose translation is MSSKIPRGVHVPGEGKKTAQKPESKDSAILSTAANNVLKPDFKAQKENMPRKGAAPKVPKGISTRHGQQVELKEQYHHLTAINEELQKQLSESRQQVAELELQFSELLSENAAIKKNLHDCRVLLVSAKIDPVLGEKVGDAAQHNEDKRKEAMSVSTDLLQELKAFSDTASQQQTQLKELWTTMEDITKARELMRQERENFSQQATEMENALKEAEALLL